A genome region from Rhizobium favelukesii includes the following:
- a CDS encoding FAD binding domain-containing protein has translation MKAFTYERASSVEAAAKAVASNPEAKFIAGGTNLLDLMKLEIEAPTHLIDVNGLSLDKIEITPEGGLRIGALVRNTDLAAHEVVRRDYGLLSRALVAGASGQLRNKATTAGNLLQRTRCPYFYDTNQPCNKRQPGSGCSAIGGFSRQHAVVGGSDACIATHPSDMAIAMRVLDATVETVKADGSEHSIPIADFYRLPGDTPHIETVLERGEFITAVMLPPPIGGKHIYRKVRDRASYAFALVSVGAVIQPDGTGHVAVGGVAHKPWRVEAAEAELPKGAQAVAGAILADAHPTEQNRFKVELVKRTLGAVLSEARG, from the coding sequence ATGAAAGCCTTTACCTACGAACGGGCCTCATCTGTCGAGGCCGCGGCCAAGGCGGTCGCATCCAACCCTGAAGCAAAGTTCATCGCCGGCGGCACGAACCTGCTCGATCTCATGAAGCTTGAGATCGAGGCGCCGACGCACCTGATCGACGTGAACGGTCTTAGTCTCGACAAGATCGAAATCACTCCCGAGGGCGGACTGCGTATCGGCGCTCTCGTGAGGAATACGGATCTCGCAGCGCACGAAGTCGTCCGTCGCGACTACGGACTTCTATCACGAGCGCTCGTGGCCGGTGCCTCGGGGCAGCTACGCAACAAGGCGACGACGGCAGGAAACCTTCTGCAGCGGACGCGCTGTCCGTACTTCTACGACACCAATCAGCCATGCAACAAGCGCCAGCCGGGCAGCGGCTGTTCGGCCATCGGTGGCTTCTCCCGCCAGCATGCTGTCGTCGGTGGCAGCGATGCTTGCATCGCCACCCATCCAAGCGACATGGCAATCGCCATGCGGGTTCTCGATGCGACCGTCGAGACGGTAAAGGCAGACGGAAGCGAGCACTCGATCCCAATTGCTGACTTTTATCGTCTGCCCGGCGACACGCCGCATATCGAGACCGTCCTCGAGCGTGGCGAGTTCATCACCGCCGTCATGCTGCCGCCGCCGATCGGTGGGAAGCACATTTACCGCAAGGTTCGCGACCGCGCCTCCTACGCCTTCGCGCTCGTCTCGGTCGGAGCCGTCATCCAGCCCGACGGAACCGGACATGTCGCGGTCGGTGGCGTCGCACACAAGCCCTGGCGGGTCGAGGCGGCCGAAGCCGAGCTTCCGAAAGGTGCTCAGGCTGTCGCAGGCGCCATCCTCGCCGACGCCCATCCCACGGAGCAGAACCGTTTCAAAGTCGAGCTGGTCAAGCGCACGCTCGGCGCCGTCCTTTCAGAAGCAAGGGGTTGA